The Faecalibacter bovis genome includes the window CGCATCATACGCTCAACATGATATTCGCGAACATAACCATTTCCACCGTGAATTTGTACAGCTTCTGTTGTAACATTCATTGCAGTTGTAGAAGCAAATAATTTTGCCATCGCTCCTGAGATAGAAATATCTTGACCTGCATCTTTTTCAGATGCTGCTTTGTAACATAACATACGAGCTGCAGCAATATTTGTTGCCATATCAGCTAATTTGAAAGATACACCTTGGTGATTAATAATTTCTGTACCGAATGCTTTACGGATTTTAGCATATTCTAAAGCTAATTCGTAAGCTCCTTGAGCAATACCTAAAGCTTGAGATGCAATTCCGATACGTCCACCATTTAAAACATTCATAGCGAAAGCGAATCCAAATCCGTCCTCTCCGATACGGTTTTCTTTAGGAACTTTTACATCGTTAAAGAATAATGAGTGTGTATCCGATCCACGAATACCCATTTTGTTTTCTTTTGGACCAATTTCAAATCCTTCCCATCCTTTTTCTACAATAAAAGCATTGATACCTTTGTGTCCTTTTTCTGGGTGTGTATGAGCTATAACTAAATATGTAGAAGCATTACCTCCGTTAGTAATCCAGTTTTTTGTTCCATTTAATAAATAGTAATCTCCCATATCTACAGCTGTAGTTTTTTGAGATGTTGCATCAGAACCAGCATCTGGTTCAGATAAACAAAATGCTCCAATAACTTCACCTGTTGCTAATGGTACTAAATATTTTTGTTTTTGTTCTTCTGTACAGTATTTTTCCATACCTGCACAAACTAATGAGTTGTTTACAGACATTACAACAGCTGCAGAAGCATCAACTTTTGCGATTTCTTCCATAGCAATAACGTAAGAAACACTATCTAATCCTGAACCTCCATATTTTGGATCAACCATCATTCCTAAGAATCCAAGTTCACCCATTTTCTTTACTGCATCATATGGAAATGTAGAAGTTTCATCACGTTCGATAACACCTGGTAATAATTCAGCTTTAGCAAAATCTCTTGCTGCTTGTTGAATCATTAACTGTTCCTCATTTAATTCAAAATTCATGGTTATAAAATTTATTTCTTTATGGTTTTATTAATTATTTATTCAAACTTCAATGAAAATACAACTGCTCTTGTTTGTAATGAATTT containing:
- a CDS encoding acyl-CoA dehydrogenase — encoded protein: MNFELNEEQLMIQQAARDFAKAELLPGVIERDETSTFPYDAVKKMGELGFLGMMVDPKYGGSGLDSVSYVIAMEEIAKVDASAAVVMSVNNSLVCAGMEKYCTEEQKQKYLVPLATGEVIGAFCLSEPDAGSDATSQKTTAVDMGDYYLLNGTKNWITNGGNASTYLVIAHTHPEKGHKGINAFIVEKGWEGFEIGPKENKMGIRGSDTHSLFFNDVKVPKENRIGEDGFGFAFAMNVLNGGRIGIASQALGIAQGAYELALEYAKIRKAFGTEIINHQGVSFKLADMATNIAAARMLCYKAASEKDAGQDISISGAMAKLFASTTAMNVTTEAVQIHGGNGYVREYHVERMMRDAKITQIYEGTSEIQKIVISRGIAK